The following DNA comes from Ornithinimicrobium avium.
GATCTGGGTGCCGCGGCGCAGGACGGTCTCGCCGTCGACGGTGACCTCGCCGTTCTCGATCACCATGCGCGCCATCGCCCCGTCCTGGACGAGGTTGCCCAGCTTGAGCAGCTGGCCCAGGCGGATGGCCTCGTCCCGGATCGGGACGGGCTGCGGCTGCGGGTCGGTCACGGGCCCTCGTCCTCGGGGACCAGCGAGGGCTCCAGCAGCGACTGGTGCTCCTCGTTCCGGTCGATGTAGGCGCGCACGAAGGGGCAGCTGGGACGCACGTGGAGCTTCTGCGCGCGGATCTCGCGCAGCGCCTCCTCGGCGAGCCGGCCGGCGATCCCCTGGTGGCGCATGGCGGTGTCGACCTCGGTGTGGTGCAGGTCGACGGTGCCACCGTTGAGCGTGTAGTCCAGGCGGCCGACCTCGTCCTCGCCGCTCATCGCGATGAAGCGGGACTCGGCAGGGTGGTGCACGACTGCGACGTTGGTCATGCCTCCAGCCTAACGGGGCGGCCCGTCCGGGGCCGGTCGACCAGATCCGGCCGCCCTAGAGCCAGTCGACGCGGGGGGCGAGCACGGCATACCCGACGAAGGCGACCACGTCGAGGGTGGTGTGCGCGACGACCAGCGGCATCACCCGCCGCGTGCGCGTGTAGACCCAGCCCAGCAGCAGCCCCATCGCCACGTTGCCGATGAACCCGCCGAAGCCCTGGTAGAGGTGGTAGCTGCCGCGGATCAGCGCCGAGGTGAGGACGACGGTCCAGGTGCCCCAGCCGGCCTGGGCCCAGCGGCTGAAGAGGTAGCCGACCATGATCACCTCCTCGAGCACCGCGTTCTGGGCGGCGGCGAGGACCAGCACCGGCACCGCCCACCACACGTCGGCCAGGTTGGCGGCCGCCACGGTGGTGTTGAGGCCGAGCTCACGGGCGAGCAGGTAGAGGCCCAGCCCCGGCAGGCCGATCACCGCGGCCAGGCCGAGCCCGAGCAGCAGGTCGCGCACCGGTCGGCGCAGGTCGAACCCCATCGCGTGCCGCGGCCCCCCCGGGTGGCGGGAGTCGCGGGCCAGCAGGTGCAGCGCGAGGAGCACCGGGACCAGCGCGATGACGATCCCGGCCAGCTTGTAGGCCAGGTCCAGCCAGGGACGGTCGGGGGTGACGCTGGTGTTCATGCTGGTCGTCTGCGCGGCCAGCGGCGCCTCGTAGGTGAGCTTGCGGATCAGCGAGAGGACCGACCAGACGGCCGAGGCGCCCAGCGAGACGCCCAGGACCAGGACCGTCTCGACCAGGAGCGTGCGGCGGGCGGGCTGGGCGGTCACCCGCCCAGGGTATGCCGCACCGGCCGTGTCGCCGGTGCGGCTGACCATCGGTCAGTCGTCGTCGCCGTCGTCGTCCCAGTCGTCGTAGTCGTCGCACTCCCAGCCGTCGTCGTCCCACTCGCACCAGCCGCCGGGGTTGACCGGGGCGGGCTGGACCTCGACGGCCTTCTTGTCCGCCCTGGCCTTCTCATCCGCCCTGGCCTTCTCATCCGCCCTGGCCTTCCTGTCGGCCTTCACCTGCTTCTCGGCGCGGTCGACCAGCTCGCCGGCGGAGGCCCGCAGCACGGAGACGACGCCGGCGTCCAGACCGTCCTCGGCCGCGGTGCCGTCCACGACCAGCGCGGCGCCGCTCATCCGGGCCGGGTCCACGGTGCCGGTGATCGCCACGCCGGCCGTGTCGCCGCGCGCGTCGGCGGTGGCGCCCAGCCAGAGCCAGCCCGCCACCAGGCCGGTCAGGACCAGGGCTGCGACGGAGGCGATGAGCTTCATGCCGACCAGCATGGGCCCTCGGCAGGAGAGCGCCATGAGACGACGATGAGAGTTTTCTCATCCGCGGGTCGCGACCAGCGCGCCTCGGCCCACTCCAGCACCACGCCGCGCCACGCCGGCCGGAAGGCGTAGACGCAGGCCAGCCGCACCACGGTCGCCAGCTCGGCGGCAGCCAGCCGCTCGGGGGCAGCGCCGCCGGCGAGCGCGACGTCGCGCGCGGTGCGGGCCACGGTCGCGGCGGCGCCGGCGGCCCAGAGCCCCTGCGCCCGGCGCAGGTCGGCGTGCACGGCGAGGTTGGCCGGGTCGACCTCGGGCGCGGCCAGGCAGGCGGTGTCGAGGTCGAGGACACCGAGCGTCGAGCCGTCCCAGAGCAGCTGCTTGTCGTGCAGGTCGCGGTGGGTCGGTGCCAGCCGCACCGGGGTGCCCTGCCCCTCCAGGCGCCGCGCGACCTCCTCGACCCGTTCCTGCCAGATGCCCGGGAGCACGCCGGCGTCCCCGGCCCGGCGCGCCCAGGTGCGCAGCACCTCTGCCTCGTCCTCGTCGGTGTGCGGTGCCAGCCCCTCCGCGGCCCCCGCCCCCAGGTCCTGGAGCCGGCTCCAGGCCGCGGCCCACCCGCCCCAGACGGCGTCCCAGCTCGGCTCCTCGGACAGCGCGTGCACGGGCCGGCCCGGGAGGACGTCGCAGGTGACGGTGCTCCGGTCCTCGTGCAGCACCTGCGGCGCGCCGAGGCCTGCCGCGGCGGCGAGCAGGCCGCCGGTGCGCGAGGCTGCCGCCAGGACGGCCGCGCGGCCGGGCCGCACCACCTTCGTGTAGCCGCCCGCGTGCCGCACCACGGCCCGCCGCCCGGCGCGGTGCACGACGAGCTCGGCGGCCTCGCCGCCGGCCTCGGCAGCCACGAGAGGCTCGAGCGCGGGCAGCTTCCCGTCGGTCCCGTACGGGAGCAGCCTCACGGCGCCGGTCCCGTCGAGCGCCCCGGCCCGCAGCCGGCCGTGCTGGTCGCGGCCCTCCACGGTGACCAGGTCCTCGCGTCCCGGCCAGGCCCGGGCCACGGTCACGACGTCGCCACCGTCGGTGACGCTGGCCGGGACGGCCCGGGGCGCACCGGGCGCACTCACCGGGCCACCTCCAGCAGCGGCTCCCGCAAGGCCCAGACGTCCTCCACCGGCAGCACCCGTGCGGCGAGCAGCGCCCGCCGCACGGTCTCCCCCGGCCACCCGGGCACCTGGTGGCGCCACGGCTCGGCGATCCGCCCCAGCAGGGCCGCGGCGACCCAGGGCCCGGGGGCGCTGGGGCGGGTGCCGGCCGTCCCGGCATACCCCTGGGCGAGGGGGCCGAGGGTGGCTCGGCCGTCGAGCAGGTCGACCGCGACGAGGGAGGCGTGGTCGAGCACCGCGGGAGCCGCGACGGCCCGGTCCAGGTCGGTCAGGACGACCTCGCCGGAGCCGGCGCTCACGAGCAGCTGGTCCGGGGAGAGGTCGCCGTGGCAGACCACGAGCCCATCTGCCGGGACGTCGGCGGGCAGCCGGTCCAGCACCCGGCGCGCCCCGCCTGCAGCGCCCGAGGCCACCTCCTCGAGCAGCTCGACCGAGGAGCGCGCGGCCGCCAGCGCCTCCGCCCAGCCGCGTACCACCAGCCCGCGGACGCGCGCGGGGTCGACGCAGTGCAGCCGCCCGAGGCCCCGGCCCGCCTCGTGCAGCACGTCCTCGGCGCCGTCCGGCAGCGAGGCGGCGTCCGTCCCCTCGACCCACGGCCACCAGCTCACCCGGCGCCCGGCCGGACGGCCGTCGGGCGCGGCGGTGCACGTCAGGACCGGGACGCCCGCGGCGGCCAGGTCGTCGGTGACGTGCGCGAGCCGGGAGCGGTGGGCGGCGGAGGTGACCCGCACGACCCGGTCACCGTCGCGGACGACGAGGCGACGCAGCGGGTTGTGCCGCAGCACGTCCCCCGGCGCGGGGTCCAGGGCCGCGGCGATCCCCACCAGGCGCGGGTCGCTGACGACGGGCCCCCACTGGACGAGCGTGTCACGGCCGGGCAGGTCCGCCTCGCCGACGACCCGCCCCAGACCGGCCTCCTCGGCGGACCGCCGGGCCTTCCCCGCCTTGGCGGCCGCCCCGCCGGTGAGGGTGCGGACCCAGCCCCACGGCGTGCCGTCGGGGTTCGTGAGGGCGGCGGTGGTGGAGACGCCGAGCTTGGGCCGCACGTAGGTCGCCCGCACCTCCCGGCCGACGAGCTCGGCCAGCCGTCCCGGGTCGAGGACCAGCGCCAGTCCCGGGTCGGCCAGGCTCATGACGCGCTCCCCGCGGCGACCGGCGCCGCGACCGGCGCACCCGACTCGTCGAGCACCCGCTCCAGCGGCGCGTCGAGCGGGTCGCCCTCCCAGGTCACGCGGCCGTCCTCGACGACGACCACCCGCTCGGCGCGCCGCGCGGTGGCGGCGTCGTGGGTGATGACGAGGCAGGTGCGGCTGCGGGCCAGGTCGGCGATCGCTTCGGTGACGAGGACGACGTTGTCGGGGTCCAGCCCGGTCGTCGGCTCGTCGAGCACGAGGACCGGCGCGTCTCGCAGGAACGCCCGGGCCAGGGAGATCCGCTGCCGCTGGCCGCCGGAGAGGTTGCTGCCGCGCTCGGTCACCGGTGTCTGGAGCCCGTCGGGCAGGTAGTCCGTGAACTCCCTCACCCGCGCGCGCCGCGCCGCCTCCTGCACCTCGCGGTCCGTCGCGTCGGGGCGGCCCTGGCGGATGTTGTCCTCGACCGTCCCGCTGAGGAGCACGGCCTCCTGCTGGACGAGCGCGACCTGGGAGCGCAGCCAGGCGAGGTCGACCTCGCGCAGGTCGACGCCGTCCAGACGCACCGACCCGGCGTCGGGGTCGAGCAGGCGCAGCACGAGCGCGGCGACGGTCGACTTGCCGGAGCCGGAGGGACCGACGACAGCCAGGTGCTCGCCGGGGCGCACGGTCAGGTCCAGCCCGGACAGCACCGGCACGCCTGGCTCGTAGGCCAGGTCCACGGCCGACAGCGACAGCTCGCCGCTCACGGCCCACGGCTCGACCGGCTCCGGGGGGGAGACGATCTCGGGCCGCACGTCGAGCAGGTCGGCGACGCGCTCGCCGGAGGCGGTGGCGCGGGCGATGCGGCCGGTGTACTTGGCCAGGTCGCGCAGCGGCTTCATCGCGGTCTTGAGGTAGGTCAGGACGATGACCAGGTCCCCCGGCGTCATCGCGCCCTGCAGCACTCGGGTGCCGCCGAGGAAGAGGACGGCCGCGGTGGAGATCCCGACGAGCACGTCGGTGCGCCGCTCCAGGCCGGCCGCGAGGCGCTTGGCCCTCACCCCGTCCTTGAGGGACTTCTGGTTGGACCCGCCGAAGTGGCGGGCCCGGTCGGCCTCCATCCCGTAGGCCTGCACGTGCGTCATCCCGCCGAGGGTCTCCTGGGCGATGCTGGCCAGGTCGCCCTCGCTGCGCCGGGTCCTGCGGGCGGCACTGGTGATCGCCGGGGTCGAGCGGCGCGAGAAGGTCGCGAACACCAGGACCGCGAGCAGCGCGACGAGCGCCATCACCGGGTCGATCCAGGTGAGCACCCCGAGCATCGCCACGAGCGTGACGACGTTGGCGAGCAGCGGCATGCCGGCGGTGATCGCCACGTCCTGCAGCCGGCCGACGTCGGTCACCAGGCGCTGGACGAGGTCGCCGGAGCGCGAGCTGCCGTGGTAGCCCCGCGACAGCGTCTGCACGTGCTCGAACACCCGCGCGCGCAGCACCGTGGCCACCCGTGAGCCACCGAGCGCGAAGAGCACGGTCGCGCCGAAGTTGCACGCCGCCCGCATGCCGATGATCGAGATGGTCGCCAGCGCGAGCGCGACGAGCAGCTGCACGCTGGCCGTCGGGCCGGCACCGGGAAGGTCGGCGCCCAGGCTGCGGGTGACCGCGTCGACGACGAGCTTGGTGGGCCACGGCTCGAGCACGCGGAAGGCCACCTCGAGCAGCAGCAGGCCGACGCCGCCGATGAGCAGCAGCCGCTGCCCGGCCAGGTGGGGGCCGACCAGGGCCAGGGTCCGCCGCAGGGCGGAGGTGCGCAGTCGGGTGGACGGTGCCACGGGGTTCCTCTCGGGGTATGGGGTGGGGCTAGGCGACGGGTGCCGGCACGGGGGCCAGGGTGGCCTCCAGGACGCGGCCCCAGGAGTGGTGCTGCTCCATCAGGGCGCGCGCGGCGGCGCCCATGGTGCGCGCCGTGGCCGGGTCGGCGGCCAGCCGGTCGACGGCGGCGGCGAGCGCGGCCGGGTCGGAGGGCGGGACGAGCAGGCCGGTGACGCCGTCGCGGACGACCTCGGGGATCTGCCCGAGGCGGGAGGCGACGACGGGCAGGGCGGCGGCGCCGTACTCGTAGACCTTGAGCGGGCTGAAGTAGTGGTCGCCGAAGTCCGGGTAGGGCGCGACCGCGACGAGCGCGCCCTCGAGGGCGGCGGGGACCTGCTCGGGCGCGAGTGCGCCGACCAGCTCCAGGTCGACGCCGAGATCGCCGGCCAGCTCCTCCAGGCCGGCCCGCTGCGGGCCGTCGCCGACGAGCCGCAGCCGCCACGGCACCTGGGCGAGGGCGGCGGCGCGGACCAGGTCCTCGACGCCGTGCCAGGGCTTGAGCGTGCCGACGAAGACGACGACGGGGCCGCCGAGGGTGCCGGTCTCGGGGCTGACCGGGCGGATCCGGTCGGTGTTGACGCCGTTGGGGGTGACGACGACGGCGGGCGCTGCGTGCTCCGCACCACCGTGCACTTCTGCCGTGACACGGTGGTCGGCGGGCGAACCACCGTGACACGGCATTCCTGCACGACGGTCCTCGGCGGCGTCGAGCCGGCCGCGCACCCAGTCCGCGACCGGCTCGGAGACGCAGGCGACGACGTCGGCGGCGGCCAGCTGGGCGGCGAGCGCCTGCCCGGCGCCGGCCTCGTCGACGAGCACGCGGTGGTCGCGCTGCTCGTCGATGAGCGGGGCGTTGACCTCCAGCACCGCGGTGACCGGGTGCGCCGCGCGCACCTGCGGCAGCACGGTGGAGAAGAGGGAGTAGCGCTCGTGCACGACGTCCGGGCCCCACGCGGTCACCAGCCGGGCCAGCTCGGCGGCGGCCTCGCGCTGGGCAACCTCGCGGGCCGCGGGGCCCGAACCGTTGGTCACCTCCACGACGTGCACCGGCAGGTCGGCCAGGTCGGCGGGGACCTCCTCGCCGCGCCGGACCGCGAAGACCTCGACCTCGGCGCCGCGGGCGTGCCAGGCACGCACCAGCTCCTGGACGTGGACGCTGGCCCCCTTGGTCCCGAAGACCGGGATGCCGGGGTCGGCGCAGACGTAGGCGACGCGGTTCACCGGGCCACCTCCGCGAGCACGCCGCCGCGGGCCGCGCCCTCCAGCTCGGCGAGCATCCTGCTCTGCCGGACCGTGTCGAACTCGCGCTCGACCAGGGTGCGCGCGGCGCGCGCGACCTCGACGCGGGGCCAGGTCGGGTCGGCCACCGTGAGCAGCGCCCCGGCGAGCCGCTCCTCCAGGCCCTCGACCTCGTGGGAGAGCAGGATGCCGGTGCCGGGCGTGACGGCCTCGGGGATGCCGGTGACGTCGGTGGCGACCACGGGCAGGCCGCTGGCCATCGCCTCGAGGATGACGGTGGGCAGACCGTCGGCGTTGCCGTCGGCGCCCACCACGCAGGGTGCGGCGAGCACGTCGGCCCGGTCCAGCTCCTCGACCAGCTCGGCCTGGCTGCGGGCACCGAGCAGCTCGACGCTGCCGCCCAGGCCCAGCTCGTCCACGAGCGCGGCGAGCGGCGCGGCCAGCTCGCCGTCGCCGACGAGGCGGAGGCTGCACCCCATACCCTCGGAGCGGAGCAGCGCGAGGGAGCGCAGGAGGTGGGCGAAGCCCTTCTTCTGGACCAGGCGGCCGACCGCGAGCACCCGCAGCGGGGTGCGCGCAGGCGCGGGGTCGCGGTAGGCGAAGCGCGGCAGGTCCAGCCCGTTGCGCACCAGCCGGACGGTGTCCGCCAGGGCGGGCTCGAGGTCGATCAGGAAGCGCCGGTTGAAGTCGCTGATCGCGATGACGTTGTGCGCGCGGGCGAGCACCTCGCGCAGCAGGACCAGGTCGACGTCCTCGTGGAAGAGGTCCTTGGCGTGCGTGGTGACGGTGTAGGGGATGCCGGTCAGCGCCGAGGCGACCATCGCGGTGCGGGCGGCGAGGGAGGCGAAGTGCGCGTGCACATGGGTGATGCCGTCGCGCCGCAGCCGCGTCGCCACGTCGACGGCCTGGGCGACGTCGGAGGCGTCCATCCGCACGAGCAGCGGCATGAGCTCGCCGAGCCGGGCCCCGAAGCGGGGCAGCTGCTCCTGCGCGCGGGCGAAGACGTCCCACTCCACCGACAGCCGGTGCGGCCGGGGCAGGTGCGTCACCGGCGCCTGGACCTGCGCGAGCTGGGGGTGGAAGCGGGTGTCGCTCGTGGGGCGCAGTGCGTAGATCGCCAGCTCCTCCCCCGCCGCCTCGCGGGCGAGGATCTCGGTCACCACGAAGGTCTCCGAGAAGCGGGGGTAGACCTTGACGAGGTAGGCGGTGCGCGCGGGCTCAGACGGCGACGGCATGGTGCTGCTCCTGGTGGGGGACGGACGGGTGTGCGGTGAGGTCGGCGGCCGCGCGGGCGACGGCGGCCAGGCCGTTGAGGTCGAGGTGGCGGCGGTCGATCCGGTCGCCGGCGCGGGCGGCGAACCACGCGCCGAGGGCCCGGGACGACAGGTCGCCCTGGCGCAGCAGGTCGGTGGCGCCCGCGGCGGCCAGGCCGTGGGAGCGGATGAGCTGCTCCCGGCGGGGCCACTCGCGCGGGACGAGCAGGGCGGGGACCGTGGTGGCCAGGCTCTCGGTCACCGTGTTGTAGCCGGCCATCGAGACGGTCGCGGCGGCACGGCGGATGAGGCCGGCGGCGTCGGGGACGGAGCGGACGACCCGGGTCCGGGGGCCGGCGGCGCGCTCGACCCGGCGGTGGTCCGCGTCGCTCATCTGAGGGCCGGTGACGACGAGGTGGCTGTGACCCGTCGGGAGCGGCGCCGCGGCCGCGGCGAGGCACAGCGCGGTCCCGTCGGAGCCGCCGCCGGCGGTGGTGAGCAGGTAGGGGCGGTCGGGGTCGACGCCGGGCGGGTCCTCGGCGCGGCCGTGGGCGAGATAGCCCTGGTAGCGGACCAGGTCGTGCAGCGCGGCGGGCAGCTCGCCGGTGCGGCGCAGGTCGTGCACGCGGGGGTCGCCGTAGACCCAGATCTCGTCGAACAGCTCGCGGACGACCTCCGGCGGGGTGCGGTCCCACTCCGCGGCGACGGTCTGCGGGGCGTCGAGGACCTCGCGCAGGCCGAGCACGACGCGGGCGCCGGGCCGGTCGGCGCGCAGGTCGGCCAGCGCCGGGGCCAGCTCGCCGCCGACGCCCAGCGCGTGCCGGTCGACGACGACGAGGTCCGGGGCGAAGGAGGAGAGGGTGGCGTGCACGATCGAGCCGCGCAGCGAGGTGACCGCCGCCAGGCCGACGCTCAGGCTGCGGGGGCCGTAGCTGCGGCCGGACTTGCCGACCGCCGGCAGCGTCACGACGTCGAAGCCCTCCGGCACCGAGGACGCGCTGGTCCCGGCGACACCGTTGATCAGCAGGCCGGTGACCGGCCGGCCGAGCAGCACCGGCAGGCGGCGGGACAGCGAGTGCGCCAGGGCCCGGTTGCGGCGGAAGTGCCCCAGGCCCTGGCTGTCGTGGGAGTAGAACACGACGCGCAGGGGTTCGCTCGCGTGTGTCGTGGTCGGGGCCATGGTCCGCCTCCTCGTCTCCGGCCGCGGGGATGCGACCTGGTGACGAGTGAACTACCGCCGGATGAGCCGTCGATGACACGACGGTGAGAGTGCTCTCATGGACGGGGCTCAGCCCTCGAAGCGGTAGCCGACCCCCCGGACGGTGGTGATCCGCGCGACGCCGAGCTTGGTGCGCAGGTAGCGGACGTAGACGTCGACGACGTTGGAGGCGCCGGTCACCTCGTAGCCCCAGACCCGGTCGAGCAGCTGCTGGCGGCTGAGCACCTGCCCGGCGTGCTCCATCAGCTCGCGGGCGAGGGTGAACTCCCGGGCGGACAGCTCGACCGGCTCACCCTCGACGACGGCGGTGTGCGCGACGAGGTCGAGGGTGACCCCGCCGGCCGAGACCTGCTGGGCTTCGGTGCCGCCGCCTCCGGAGGGGCGGCGCAGGCGGGCGCGGACCCTGGCGAGCAGCTCCTCGACACGGAACGGCTTGGCCAGGTAGTCGTCGGCGCCGCTCTCCAGCCCGGTCACGGTGTCCTCGAGGGAGTCGCGGGCGGTGCACATGATGACCGGCACCGGGTCCTCCATGGTGCGCAGCATCCTCAGCACGGTGAGGCCGTCCATCCGGGGCAGGCCCACGTCGAGCACGACGAGGTCGACGTCGGCCTCGGCGACCGCCTCGAGCGCGGCCAGGCCGTCGCCGACGACCGTCGTGCGGTAGCCCGCTCCCCGCAGGCCGCGGTCGATGACGCGGGCGATGCCCTCTTCGTCCTCGACGACCAGGATGTGGTGCATCCGGCCAGGCTACTGATAGGCGTCCGGTATGCCGTCCGCGTCCAGGTCGACGCTGTCCGCCTCCGCGAGCTGGGCGTAGTGGCGGTTGCGCGCGGTGAGGACGGCGGCCCCGAGGAGCGCCGCGACCAGCGAGGCGAGGAAGATGCCGACCTTGGCGTGGTCGCCCAGCTCGGTGCCGGCACCGAAGCTGAGCTCGGCGACGAGCAGGGAGACGGTGAAGCCGATGCCGCCCAGCGCGGAGACGCCGACGACGTCGATCCAGCGAAGCGAGGGGTCCAGCTCGGAGCGGGTCAGCCGGGTGACGAGGTAGGTGGTGCCGGTGATGCCGACGATCTTGCCGACGACCAGGCCCGCGACGATGCCCAGCGTGACCGTGGAGGCCAGCGCGGTGGTCAGACCGTCCCAGCCGCCGACGGTGACGCCGGCGGAGAAGAAGGCGAAGACCGGCACCGCCAGGCCCGCGGACAGCGGCCGCAGCCGGTGCTCGAAGATCTCGGCCAGACCGTGGTCGTCCGGGCCGTCCGGCTCGCCGGCCTCGGGGCGCAGCCGGGCCGGCACGGCGAAGCCCAGCACGACGCCGGCGATGGTGGCGTGGATGCCGGAGGCGTGCACCAGCGCCCAGAACACGGCACCGACCGGCAGGAGCAGCAGCCAGGCCGGCAGCTGGCCGGACCGGAAGATCAGCCGCCGCCGCCGAGCGAGCAGGGCGTAGGCGGCCAGCGGCAGCAGCGCCCACAGCAGCATCTGCGGCTCGATCCCCGAGGAGTAGACGAGGGCGATGATGAGGATGGCGATGAGGTCGTCGACGACGGCGAGCGTGAGCAGGAAGATCCGCAGCGCGGGCGGCAGGTGCGAGCCGATGATCGCCAGCACCGCCACCGCGAAGGCGATGTCGGTCGCCGTCGGGACCGCCCACCCGACCAGGGCGTCCGGCGAGCCCTGGTTGACCGCGACGTAGACGAGGGCCGGCACGACCACCCCGCCGACGGCCGCGGCGACCGGCACGACCGCCCGGTCCCAGCGGCGCAGGTCGCCGATCATCACCTCGCGCTTGAGCTCCAGTCCCACCATGAAGAAGAAGATGGCCAGCAGCCCGTCGGAGGCCCAGGCGCCCAGGCTCAGCCTCAGGTGCCACGGCTCGTAGCCGACCTCGAGGTCGCGCAGCGCGACGTAGCTGCCCGCGAACGGGGAGTTGGCCCAGACGATCGCCACGACGGCGGCCGCGACGAGGAGCATCCCGCCGATGGTCTCCTTGCGCAGCAGGTCCGCCACGCGCAGCGTCTCGGCGTAGCTGCCGCGGCCCAGCGTGGTCGGGCGGGCCGGAGGGTCCGGCGGCTGGTGCTCGGTGCTCGACATCGTCGTCTCCCTGGGCTCGGTGACATTGCCTGCCGACCAGACTTCCCGGCGCACCGCGGCCCACTGTAGCGCC
Coding sequences within:
- a CDS encoding RNA-binding S4 domain-containing protein, which produces MTDPQPQPVPIRDEAIRLGQLLKLGNLVQDGAMARMVIENGEVTVDGETVLRRGTQIRAGQVVTYDGQAVTPVGG
- a CDS encoding GNAT family N-acetyltransferase; amino-acid sequence: MTNVAVVHHPAESRFIAMSGEDEVGRLDYTLNGGTVDLHHTEVDTAMRHQGIAGRLAEEALREIRAQKLHVRPSCPFVRAYIDRNEEHQSLLEPSLVPEDEGP
- a CDS encoding CPBP family intramembrane glutamic endopeptidase — protein: MTAQPARRTLLVETVLVLGVSLGASAVWSVLSLIRKLTYEAPLAAQTTSMNTSVTPDRPWLDLAYKLAGIVIALVPVLLALHLLARDSRHPGGPRHAMGFDLRRPVRDLLLGLGLAAVIGLPGLGLYLLARELGLNTTVAAANLADVWWAVPVLVLAAAQNAVLEEVIMVGYLFSRWAQAGWGTWTVVLTSALIRGSYHLYQGFGGFIGNVAMGLLLGWVYTRTRRVMPLVVAHTTLDVVAFVGYAVLAPRVDWL
- a CDS encoding phosphotransferase enzyme family protein, yielding MSLADPGLALVLDPGRLAELVGREVRATYVRPKLGVSTTAALTNPDGTPWGWVRTLTGGAAAKAGKARRSAEEAGLGRVVGEADLPGRDTLVQWGPVVSDPRLVGIAAALDPAPGDVLRHNPLRRLVVRDGDRVVRVTSAAHRSRLAHVTDDLAAAGVPVLTCTAAPDGRPAGRRVSWWPWVEGTDAASLPDGAEDVLHEAGRGLGRLHCVDPARVRGLVVRGWAEALAAARSSVELLEEVASGAAGGARRVLDRLPADVPADGLVVCHGDLSPDQLLVSAGSGEVVLTDLDRAVAAPAVLDHASLVAVDLLDGRATLGPLAQGYAGTAGTRPSAPGPWVAAALLGRIAEPWRHQVPGWPGETVRRALLAARVLPVEDVWALREPLLEVAR
- a CDS encoding ABC transporter ATP-binding protein, translating into MAPSTRLRTSALRRTLALVGPHLAGQRLLLIGGVGLLLLEVAFRVLEPWPTKLVVDAVTRSLGADLPGAGPTASVQLLVALALATISIIGMRAACNFGATVLFALGGSRVATVLRARVFEHVQTLSRGYHGSSRSGDLVQRLVTDVGRLQDVAITAGMPLLANVVTLVAMLGVLTWIDPVMALVALLAVLVFATFSRRSTPAITSAARRTRRSEGDLASIAQETLGGMTHVQAYGMEADRARHFGGSNQKSLKDGVRAKRLAAGLERRTDVLVGISTAAVLFLGGTRVLQGAMTPGDLVIVLTYLKTAMKPLRDLAKYTGRIARATASGERVADLLDVRPEIVSPPEPVEPWAVSGELSLSAVDLAYEPGVPVLSGLDLTVRPGEHLAVVGPSGSGKSTVAALVLRLLDPDAGSVRLDGVDLREVDLAWLRSQVALVQQEAVLLSGTVEDNIRQGRPDATDREVQEAARRARVREFTDYLPDGLQTPVTERGSNLSGGQRQRISLARAFLRDAPVLVLDEPTTGLDPDNVVLVTEAIADLARSRTCLVITHDAATARRAERVVVVEDGRVTWEGDPLDAPLERVLDESGAPVAAPVAAGSAS
- a CDS encoding glycosyltransferase family 4 protein — encoded protein: MNRVAYVCADPGIPVFGTKGASVHVQELVRAWHARGAEVEVFAVRRGEEVPADLADLPVHVVEVTNGSGPAAREVAQREAAAELARLVTAWGPDVVHERYSLFSTVLPQVRAAHPVTAVLEVNAPLIDEQRDHRVLVDEAGAGQALAAQLAAADVVACVSEPVADWVRGRLDAAEDRRAGMPCHGGSPADHRVTAEVHGGAEHAAPAVVVTPNGVNTDRIRPVSPETGTLGGPVVVFVGTLKPWHGVEDLVRAAALAQVPWRLRLVGDGPQRAGLEELAGDLGVDLELVGALAPEQVPAALEGALVAVAPYPDFGDHYFSPLKVYEYGAAALPVVASRLGQIPEVVRDGVTGLLVPPSDPAALAAAVDRLAADPATARTMGAAARALMEQHHSWGRVLEATLAPVPAPVA
- a CDS encoding glycosyltransferase, translated to MPSPSEPARTAYLVKVYPRFSETFVVTEILAREAAGEELAIYALRPTSDTRFHPQLAQVQAPVTHLPRPHRLSVEWDVFARAQEQLPRFGARLGELMPLLVRMDASDVAQAVDVATRLRRDGITHVHAHFASLAARTAMVASALTGIPYTVTTHAKDLFHEDVDLVLLREVLARAHNVIAISDFNRRFLIDLEPALADTVRLVRNGLDLPRFAYRDPAPARTPLRVLAVGRLVQKKGFAHLLRSLALLRSEGMGCSLRLVGDGELAAPLAALVDELGLGGSVELLGARSQAELVEELDRADVLAAPCVVGADGNADGLPTVILEAMASGLPVVATDVTGIPEAVTPGTGILLSHEVEGLEERLAGALLTVADPTWPRVEVARAARTLVEREFDTVRQSRMLAELEGAARGGVLAEVAR
- a CDS encoding glycosyltransferase family protein; the protein is MAPTTTHASEPLRVVFYSHDSQGLGHFRRNRALAHSLSRRLPVLLGRPVTGLLINGVAGTSASSVPEGFDVVTLPAVGKSGRSYGPRSLSVGLAAVTSLRGSIVHATLSSFAPDLVVVDRHALGVGGELAPALADLRADRPGARVVLGLREVLDAPQTVAAEWDRTPPEVVRELFDEIWVYGDPRVHDLRRTGELPAALHDLVRYQGYLAHGRAEDPPGVDPDRPYLLTTAGGGSDGTALCLAAAAAPLPTGHSHLVVTGPQMSDADHRRVERAAGPRTRVVRSVPDAAGLIRRAAATVSMAGYNTVTESLATTVPALLVPREWPRREQLIRSHGLAAAGATDLLRQGDLSSRALGAWFAARAGDRIDRRHLDLNGLAAVARAAADLTAHPSVPHQEQHHAVAV
- a CDS encoding response regulator transcription factor; this translates as MHHILVVEDEEGIARVIDRGLRGAGYRTTVVGDGLAALEAVAEADVDLVVLDVGLPRMDGLTVLRMLRTMEDPVPVIMCTARDSLEDTVTGLESGADDYLAKPFRVEELLARVRARLRRPSGGGGTEAQQVSAGGVTLDLVAHTAVVEGEPVELSAREFTLARELMEHAGQVLSRQQLLDRVWGYEVTGASNVVDVYVRYLRTKLGVARITTVRGVGYRFEG
- the nhaA gene encoding Na+/H+ antiporter NhaA, with translation MSSTEHQPPDPPARPTTLGRGSYAETLRVADLLRKETIGGMLLVAAAVVAIVWANSPFAGSYVALRDLEVGYEPWHLRLSLGAWASDGLLAIFFFMVGLELKREVMIGDLRRWDRAVVPVAAAVGGVVVPALVYVAVNQGSPDALVGWAVPTATDIAFAVAVLAIIGSHLPPALRIFLLTLAVVDDLIAILIIALVYSSGIEPQMLLWALLPLAAYALLARRRRLIFRSGQLPAWLLLLPVGAVFWALVHASGIHATIAGVVLGFAVPARLRPEAGEPDGPDDHGLAEIFEHRLRPLSAGLAVPVFAFFSAGVTVGGWDGLTTALASTVTLGIVAGLVVGKIVGITGTTYLVTRLTRSELDPSLRWIDVVGVSALGGIGFTVSLLVAELSFGAGTELGDHAKVGIFLASLVAALLGAAVLTARNRHYAQLAEADSVDLDADGIPDAYQ